One region of Alosa alosa isolate M-15738 ecotype Scorff River chromosome 1, AALO_Geno_1.1, whole genome shotgun sequence genomic DNA includes:
- the LOC125284521 gene encoding uncharacterized protein LOC125284521 isoform X3, with amino-acid sequence MQYGLHCRTSKNSWNTNMFFWTLRIYSYTGRSWELRWVLHMLQTMLASTWAYGRNAERIPPVLEQHQPQSTSINFLDLKICVDTEGGLHTSIYRKPTDRNTILRADSFHPANLISNIPYVQ; translated from the exons ATGCAGTATGGCTTACACTGCAGAACTTCAAAGAACAGTTGGAACACAAACATGTTCTTCTGGACTCTTCGAATATACAG TTATACAGGCAGGTCATGGGAACTGCGATGGGTGCTGCATATGCTCCAAACTATGCTGGCCTCTACCTGGGCCTATGGGAGGAATG CTGAACGAATTCCACCTGTACTTGAACAGCATCAACCCCAATCAACCTCAATCAACTTCCTTGATTTGAAAATCTGTGTGGACACGGAGGGGGGCCTTCACACCTCCATTTACAGGAAGCCCACCGACAGGAACACCATCCTCAGAGCAGACAGCTTCCACCCAGCCAACTTAATTTCAAACATCCCATACG TACAGTAA
- the LOC125284521 gene encoding uncharacterized protein LOC125284521 isoform X1 — protein sequence MQYGLHCRTSKNSWNTNMFFWTLRIYSYTGRSWELRWVLHMLQTMLASTWAYGRNAERIPPVLEQHQPQSTSINFLDLKICVDTEGGLHTSIYRKPTDRNTILRADSFHPANLISNIPYGQFQRLRRICDSDNDFEVQSTDIYERFKQRGYKDKTLNRALTKTKSTERANLFKPKPKKPVSNRTFCSLQYSNQTNKIKQLGHLTK from the exons ATGCAGTATGGCTTACACTGCAGAACTTCAAAGAACAGTTGGAACACAAACATGTTCTTCTGGACTCTTCGAATATACAG TTATACAGGCAGGTCATGGGAACTGCGATGGGTGCTGCATATGCTCCAAACTATGCTGGCCTCTACCTGGGCCTATGGGAGGAATG CTGAACGAATTCCACCTGTACTTGAACAGCATCAACCCCAATCAACCTCAATCAACTTCCTTGATTTGAAAATCTGTGTGGACACGGAGGGGGGCCTTCACACCTCCATTTACAGGAAGCCCACCGACAGGAACACCATCCTCAGAGCAGACAGCTTCCACCCAGCCAACTTAATTTCAAACATCCCATACGGTCAGTTTCAGAGACTCCGACGAATCTGTGACTCAGACAATGATTTTGAAGTTCAGTCAACTGACATATATGAACGTTTTAAACAAAGGGGCTACAAGGACAAAACATTGAACCGTGCATTGACTAAAACAAAATCAACTGAACGAGCCAACCTCTTCAAACCCAAACCCAAGAAACCTGTGAGTAACAGAACCTTTTGCTCCCTACAGTACAGTAACCAAACCAACAAAATCAAACAACTGGGACATCTTACTAAGTGA
- the LOC125284521 gene encoding uncharacterized protein LOC125284521 isoform X2 → MDVLYDSFLHLSYTGRSWELRWVLHMLQTMLASTWAYGRNAERIPPVLEQHQPQSTSINFLDLKICVDTEGGLHTSIYRKPTDRNTILRADSFHPANLISNIPYGQFQRLRRICDSDNDFEVQSTDIYERFKQRGYKDKTLNRALTKTKSTERANLFKPKPKKPVSNRTFCSLQYSNQTNKIKQLGHLTK, encoded by the exons TTATACAGGCAGGTCATGGGAACTGCGATGGGTGCTGCATATGCTCCAAACTATGCTGGCCTCTACCTGGGCCTATGGGAGGAATG CTGAACGAATTCCACCTGTACTTGAACAGCATCAACCCCAATCAACCTCAATCAACTTCCTTGATTTGAAAATCTGTGTGGACACGGAGGGGGGCCTTCACACCTCCATTTACAGGAAGCCCACCGACAGGAACACCATCCTCAGAGCAGACAGCTTCCACCCAGCCAACTTAATTTCAAACATCCCATACGGTCAGTTTCAGAGACTCCGACGAATCTGTGACTCAGACAATGATTTTGAAGTTCAGTCAACTGACATATATGAACGTTTTAAACAAAGGGGCTACAAGGACAAAACATTGAACCGTGCATTGACTAAAACAAAATCAACTGAACGAGCCAACCTCTTCAAACCCAAACCCAAGAAACCTGTGAGTAACAGAACCTTTTGCTCCCTACAGTACAGTAACCAAACCAACAAAATCAAACAACTGGGACATCTTACTAAGTGA